A genomic stretch from Lathyrus oleraceus cultivar Zhongwan6 chromosome 2, CAAS_Psat_ZW6_1.0, whole genome shotgun sequence includes:
- the LOC127121762 gene encoding uncharacterized protein LOC127121762, translating to MKALMEEEMKEAEQGGDDNEGTDVEDSFPGRTDNELKNFINSKKRSLKNSRKHLISENINHVDELNNNVGEISNQQNNASQEEEMEFDHQEDTLHGNYLLDQIYDDKNINNFQQFSTLADDLSTCFNNHAVPTLDDRFPTLPECSYFQDMEDIVPSFSSSNLFFDQEDTLHGNYLLDQIYDDKNINNFQQFSTLADDSSTCFNNHAVPTLDDRFSTLPECSYFQDMEDIVPSFSSSNMFFDQDLPPYNLDMDYQLPQEMFSDQYLQNPYLLSNMFFDQDLPPYNLDMDYQLPQEMFSDQYLQNPDLSSNMFFDQDLPPIPQYYPYNIDMDYQLPQEMHSDQYLQNPILSYEEPQYEILEPWLLSECVPLW from the exons TTTCCTGGAAGAACCGATAACGAGTTAAAGAATTTTATTAATTCCAAAAAAAGGAGTTTAAAAAACTCTAGAAAGCACCTCATTTCAGAAAACATAAACCATGTTGATGAGTTGAATAACAATGTTGGAGAAATTAGTAACCAACAAAATAATGCCTCGcaagaagaagaaatggaattTGATCATCAAGAAGATACTCTACATGGTAACTatcttcttgatcaaatttatgATGACAAAAATATCAACAACTTTCAACAATTTTCAACGTTGGCTGATGATTTAAGTACTTGTTTCAACAATCATGCTGTCCCAACATTGGATGATAG GTTTCCTACACTCCCAGAATGTTCATACTTTCAAGATATGGAAGATATAGTTCCATCATTTTCATCAAGTAATCTGTTTTTTGATCAAGAAGATACTCTACATGGTAACTatcttcttgatcaaatttatgATGACAAAAATATCAACAACTTTCAACAATTTTCAACGTTGGCCGATGATTCAAGTACTTGTTTCAACAATCATGCTGTCCCAACATTGGATGATAG GTTTTCTACACTCCCAGAATGTTCATACTTTCAAGATATGGAAGATATAGTTCCATCATTTTCATCAAGTAATATGTTTTTTGATCAAGATCTTCCTCCATACAATCTAGACATGGATTATCAACTTCCACAAGAAATGTTTTCTGACCAATATCTTCAAAATCCATATCTATTATCTAATATGTTTTTTGATCAAGATCTTCCTCCATACAATCTAGACATGGATTATCAACTTCCACAAGAAATGTTTTCTGACCAATATCTTCAAAATCCAGATCTATCATCTAATATGTTTTTTGATCAAGATCTTCCTCCAATTCCACAATACTATCCATACAATATAGATATGGATTATCAACTTCCACAAGAAATGCATTCTGACCAATATCTTCAAAATCCAATTCTATCATATGAGGAGCCTCAATATGAGATCTTAGAACCTTGGTTGCTATCTGAATGTGTTCCTCTTTGGTGA